The proteins below are encoded in one region of Sphingobacterium sp. R2:
- a CDS encoding glyceraldehyde-3-phosphate dehydrogenase — MSHKPSFDLEIKSYREQHNAAVNLIQIVSNLWYNHAVELVFFRNRLFDAKPSAILNLIQESALLTDEPVDILDTLQIAQLLEKSPLSPARIDLGKLTLQAKKKTFSANDLHNFITAELQDMHQQEKLKPRDVVLYGFGRIGRLLARELMLNTGAGQQLRLRAIVTRDVNDSKSILKRAALLKTDSIHGAFEGDVQADIANPALVINGITVHLISAKQPEDIDYTVYGIENALIIDNTGAFRDAQELSRHLKSKGAEQVLLTAPGKGVPNIVYAVNENDSDLQKHKIFSAASCTTNAISPILAVLENTIGIDRGHIETIHSYTNDQNLVDNMHKKSRRGRAAALNMVITETGAGDAVAKVLPSLTGKLTSNAIRVPVPNGSLAILNLQIKSKTTVNDINALLKKASLQGNLVEQIMFSKNNELVSSDIIGTSAAAIVDAPATIVSTDGRNIVLYIWYDNEYGYSHQVMRLSRHITGVRRYTYY; from the coding sequence ATGTCACACAAGCCATCTTTTGACTTAGAGATCAAAAGTTACAGAGAGCAACATAATGCTGCCGTAAACTTAATTCAAATTGTCAGCAACCTGTGGTATAACCACGCCGTAGAGCTCGTATTCTTTCGAAATCGACTCTTTGATGCAAAACCGAGTGCTATCCTAAACCTGATTCAGGAAAGTGCCCTGCTTACCGACGAGCCGGTCGACATTCTTGACACACTGCAAATCGCACAGCTATTGGAAAAATCGCCACTTTCTCCCGCTCGTATTGACCTTGGGAAACTCACTTTACAGGCCAAGAAAAAAACCTTTTCCGCTAATGACCTACACAATTTCATCACTGCGGAGTTACAGGACATGCATCAACAGGAGAAATTGAAGCCACGTGATGTGGTGCTTTATGGCTTTGGTCGTATCGGTCGCTTACTCGCCCGCGAACTTATGCTTAACACCGGTGCGGGACAGCAGCTTCGTCTCCGCGCCATTGTAACTCGCGACGTCAATGATAGCAAATCGATCCTGAAAAGAGCGGCACTATTAAAAACGGATTCCATACACGGTGCATTCGAAGGCGATGTGCAGGCCGATATAGCAAATCCGGCACTCGTCATCAATGGAATTACCGTCCATCTGATCTCCGCAAAACAACCCGAGGATATTGATTACACAGTCTATGGTATAGAAAATGCTTTAATCATCGACAATACAGGGGCTTTTCGCGATGCGCAGGAACTTAGTCGCCACCTGAAATCCAAAGGCGCCGAACAAGTATTATTAACAGCTCCCGGGAAAGGGGTCCCAAATATCGTATATGCGGTCAACGAAAATGATAGCGATTTGCAAAAACATAAGATCTTTTCCGCGGCCTCTTGTACCACTAATGCGATATCTCCAATTTTAGCTGTACTTGAAAATACAATAGGAATAGATAGAGGGCATATTGAAACCATACACTCCTATACCAACGACCAGAATCTTGTCGACAATATGCACAAGAAATCCAGACGGGGCAGGGCAGCCGCACTCAATATGGTCATCACCGAAACTGGAGCAGGGGATGCCGTTGCAAAAGTGTTGCCTTCGCTAACGGGCAAACTGACTTCAAACGCTATTCGTGTTCCCGTCCCAAATGGGTCATTGGCGATATTAAATCTTCAAATCAAATCCAAAACTACAGTCAACGACATCAATGCCCTTTTAAAAAAGGCATCGCTGCAGGGTAACCTTGTTGAACAGATTATGTTTTCCAAAAACAATGAACTTGTTTCATCGGATATCATTGGCACCAGTGCCGCTGCCATAGTCGATGCTCCGGCAACGATAGTTTCGACGGACGGCAGAAACATTGTTCTGTATATCTGGTACGATAATGAATATGGATACTCACATCAGGTGATGCGCTTATCCCGCCATATTACCGGTGTAAGAAGGTATACTTACTATTAA
- the hemW gene encoding radical SAM family heme chaperone HemW, with product MIYVHIPFCKQACHYCDFHFSTSLQYKSEMINAIKREIALRAVYLEDKKIESIYFGGGTPSLLEADEIARIIETIAKHFDIANHAEITLEANPDDLNAAKVNSLRNTAINRFSIGIQSFFEEDLQWMNRAHNQQEAVASIMRVQDAGFENITCDLIYGYPLLTTEKWRHNMQQLIDFEIPHISSYSMTVEKKTALDHFIKKGITPAIDSDQAADQMSLLIHTLKSAGYEQYEISNFAKNGVYARHNTNYWKGKHYLGIGPSAHSFNGTSRSWNVSNNAKYMTSINLDQLPLEIEELSTLDQINENIMTSLRTMWGLDLIALESKFGRSVKDRVLKEAEPFIAAKNLILEANNLRLTDAGKLMADRIMSDLFIIED from the coding sequence ATGATTTATGTCCATATCCCATTCTGTAAACAGGCTTGCCATTATTGCGATTTCCATTTTAGCACTTCACTTCAGTACAAAAGCGAGATGATCAATGCTATAAAACGGGAAATTGCGCTTAGAGCAGTGTATTTGGAAGACAAAAAGATCGAGTCTATCTATTTTGGAGGCGGCACACCGTCCTTATTGGAAGCGGATGAGATCGCGCGGATCATCGAGACGATCGCGAAGCATTTTGATATTGCAAATCACGCTGAAATTACACTAGAAGCCAATCCAGACGATCTAAATGCCGCCAAAGTAAACAGTCTGCGGAATACAGCAATCAATCGATTCAGCATAGGTATACAGTCATTCTTTGAGGAAGATCTCCAATGGATGAACAGAGCGCATAATCAACAGGAAGCAGTCGCATCGATAATGCGCGTGCAAGATGCAGGCTTTGAAAATATTACCTGTGACCTTATTTATGGCTATCCGTTATTGACAACGGAAAAATGGCGTCATAATATGCAACAACTGATTGACTTTGAAATTCCTCATATTTCTTCCTACTCCATGACTGTGGAAAAGAAAACAGCATTAGACCACTTCATAAAAAAAGGGATAACTCCAGCCATAGATTCTGATCAGGCAGCTGATCAGATGAGTCTTCTTATTCATACCTTGAAATCCGCGGGATATGAGCAGTACGAAATTTCCAATTTTGCAAAAAACGGCGTTTATGCCCGTCACAATACAAATTATTGGAAAGGCAAACATTATCTTGGTATCGGCCCTTCAGCTCATTCATTCAATGGAACTTCAAGGTCCTGGAATGTTTCTAATAATGCTAAATATATGACATCCATTAATTTAGATCAACTTCCCCTGGAAATTGAGGAGCTTTCCACGCTTGACCAGATCAATGAAAATATCATGACATCGTTGCGAACCATGTGGGGACTAGATCTAATTGCACTGGAAAGTAAGTTTGGACGATCCGTTAAAGATCGCGTCTTAAAAGAAGCTGAACCATTTATAGCAGCGAAGAATCTTATTTTGGAGGCAAACAACTTACGTTTAACAGATGCGGGCAAATTAATGGCAGATCGTATCATGTCTGATTTATTTATAATAGAAGATTAG
- a CDS encoding M1 family metallopeptidase — MKIKIISFFTLICVFNIWGAVVKAQRKGFWQQKVDYKMDVNVDEKAYQYDGKMILKYSNNSGQSLKKVYFHLYFNAFQPGSMMDYRLKNISDPDKRMVINVGTKEKPIYQSRIGELQTNQIGYQKIKSLTMNGAHTSFKIDGTILEVTLPSVIQDGETARFDMEWTAQVPEQIRRTGRNSAEGVALSMAQWYPKMAQFDEFGWHLDEYTGREFIAPFGNFDVTIRLNKNYVVGASGVLQNPAEVKGYQPKAKIKLDGNKATWHYKAQNIHDFVWAADPKFVVDSASSKNGIKVYTVFLPTDKEVISNWKTAIGLSTEFFDFCSAKFGKYPWPTYTIIQGGDGGMEYGTATLITGGRNLKSLVGVIFHESAHSWYQQLFGINETVDEWFDEGFTSYVEELAMQHIFEKRGAIASNPQIAAYRGYYKLALSGKEEPMSLLADYYNTNYGYSNEAYNKGAVLAEQLGYIIGQENLEKTFLKFYDLWKFKHPTPNDFKRVAEEVSGINLKWYFNLFINTTRQIDYAIEKVTDKEILLANKSNFAMPLDVLVEYTDGSKELFYIPLREMRGEKTEEHFDIYKGVKRTVLEDWFWTKPDYTIPLSKTPKAVTIDPSLRLADVESSNNTFSK, encoded by the coding sequence ATGAAAATTAAAATTATATCCTTTTTTACACTTATCTGTGTATTCAATATTTGGGGGGCAGTAGTGAAGGCCCAAAGGAAAGGATTCTGGCAACAGAAAGTTGACTACAAAATGGACGTCAACGTGGATGAAAAAGCATATCAATACGATGGAAAAATGATCTTGAAGTATAGCAATAATTCAGGTCAGTCCCTAAAAAAGGTCTATTTCCATCTATATTTCAATGCTTTTCAACCAGGATCGATGATGGATTATCGCTTAAAAAACATCAGTGATCCCGACAAGCGCATGGTGATTAATGTAGGTACGAAAGAAAAACCAATATATCAAAGCCGTATCGGAGAGCTCCAAACCAATCAAATAGGTTATCAAAAAATCAAAAGCTTAACAATGAATGGGGCTCATACCTCATTTAAAATTGATGGGACCATCTTGGAGGTCACTCTACCGTCGGTTATACAAGATGGCGAAACAGCCCGTTTTGACATGGAGTGGACCGCCCAAGTGCCAGAACAAATCCGAAGAACTGGCCGAAATTCTGCCGAAGGAGTAGCACTCTCTATGGCACAATGGTATCCAAAAATGGCTCAATTTGATGAATTCGGCTGGCATTTAGATGAATATACAGGCCGTGAATTCATTGCTCCCTTTGGTAATTTTGATGTCACTATACGGCTCAACAAAAATTATGTAGTCGGTGCATCAGGTGTTCTTCAGAACCCAGCAGAGGTGAAAGGCTATCAACCGAAGGCAAAGATAAAATTAGACGGCAATAAAGCCACCTGGCACTATAAGGCCCAAAATATCCATGATTTTGTATGGGCCGCGGACCCCAAGTTTGTCGTAGATTCAGCTTCAAGTAAAAACGGAATAAAAGTGTATACCGTATTTTTGCCAACCGACAAAGAAGTGATATCCAATTGGAAAACAGCTATAGGTCTATCCACCGAATTCTTCGATTTTTGTAGTGCAAAGTTTGGAAAATACCCTTGGCCAACATATACCATCATTCAAGGTGGCGATGGGGGAATGGAGTATGGTACAGCTACCCTGATCACCGGTGGACGCAATCTAAAAAGCCTTGTTGGTGTAATATTCCACGAATCAGCACACTCTTGGTACCAGCAATTATTTGGAATCAACGAAACTGTAGATGAATGGTTTGATGAAGGCTTTACCTCCTATGTCGAAGAGCTTGCCATGCAGCATATCTTTGAAAAAAGAGGAGCCATAGCATCCAACCCGCAAATTGCAGCTTACCGTGGTTATTACAAATTAGCGCTTTCTGGTAAAGAAGAACCCATGAGCTTATTGGCAGATTATTATAACACCAATTATGGATACAGCAACGAAGCATACAACAAAGGTGCTGTACTTGCAGAGCAGCTGGGTTATATTATTGGACAGGAAAACTTAGAGAAAACCTTTCTGAAATTTTATGATCTCTGGAAGTTTAAACATCCGACCCCTAATGATTTCAAACGCGTTGCTGAAGAAGTTTCGGGGATCAACCTGAAATGGTATTTCAACCTGTTTATCAATACCACCCGTCAAATCGATTACGCCATTGAAAAAGTAACAGATAAAGAAATTCTTTTGGCTAACAAGTCTAATTTTGCCATGCCACTGGATGTTCTCGTAGAATACACCGATGGAAGCAAGGAACTCTTTTATATCCCTTTGCGTGAAATGCGTGGAGAAAAAACGGAAGAACATTTTGACATTTACAAAGGTGTTAAAAGAACCGTGCTCGAAGACTGGTTCTGGACGAAACCCGATTATACCATTCCGCTATCAAAGACACCAAAAGCAGTAACAATTGATCCTTCACTGCGCTTGGCAGATGTAGAATCGTCAAATAACACCTTTAGCAAATAA
- a CDS encoding rhodanese-like domain-containing protein: protein MFFQHIFESSLAHSSYIIGCQAKGVAIVIDPKRDVDTYLEIAQKNNLIITHIAETHIHADYLSGTLELAALTGAHPYLSDEGGVDWQYDFPHKGLKDGDQFQVGNLVFKVIHTPGHTPESISFVLIDTPATMEPVMIFTGDFVFVGDIGRPDLLENAAGMIGTKEIGAQQMYRSLQHFLTLPDHIQIWPAHGAGSACGKALGAVPSSTVGYEKIRNWALQYQNNEAAFVNELLSGQPEPPRYFAMMKKLNKIARPLQTEVPRYNRLTNEAFLDLYHKGNTIIDTRHKLDFAKGYLPGNISIQNNKTFNTWAGWILNYSDPFILIVEENQLDDVARKLMRIGLDHVTGYITPDAIPSLDIALAHQQLIGFEEMKSALDKSDTQILDVRNASEFAEGHLPNATHLFVGTIEDNLSKVDQSKQLYLHCQSGDRATIAASILAKNGIKEVKIYSPSINEWKAKGGILVADSFAPYS from the coding sequence ATGTTTTTTCAACACATTTTTGAATCATCTCTTGCTCATTCGAGTTATATCATTGGCTGTCAAGCAAAAGGAGTAGCTATAGTGATTGACCCCAAAAGAGATGTAGATACCTATCTTGAGATTGCACAAAAGAATAATCTGATCATAACGCATATTGCGGAAACACATATCCATGCCGATTACCTATCCGGCACACTGGAATTGGCAGCATTAACAGGCGCACACCCGTATTTATCCGATGAAGGTGGGGTGGACTGGCAATACGATTTTCCACATAAAGGACTAAAAGATGGCGATCAATTTCAAGTTGGAAACCTCGTTTTCAAGGTTATACATACCCCTGGTCATACACCCGAGAGCATTAGCTTTGTATTGATTGATACACCGGCAACGATGGAACCTGTTATGATTTTTACTGGCGACTTTGTATTTGTTGGCGACATTGGCCGCCCTGATCTATTGGAAAATGCCGCTGGAATGATCGGAACCAAAGAGATCGGAGCACAGCAAATGTACCGTTCATTGCAACATTTCTTGACTTTGCCAGATCATATTCAGATATGGCCTGCTCATGGCGCCGGATCCGCCTGTGGAAAGGCCCTTGGAGCCGTCCCCAGTTCGACCGTTGGCTATGAGAAAATACGGAATTGGGCACTTCAATACCAAAACAATGAAGCTGCCTTCGTGAATGAGCTTTTATCAGGACAACCCGAGCCACCACGCTACTTTGCCATGATGAAAAAACTCAACAAAATAGCACGGCCGTTACAAACAGAAGTTCCTCGATACAACAGGTTAACGAACGAAGCTTTTCTTGATTTATACCACAAAGGAAACACAATTATTGATACACGCCACAAGTTGGACTTTGCAAAGGGATATTTGCCTGGTAACATCAGTATTCAAAACAACAAGACTTTTAATACTTGGGCAGGCTGGATACTTAATTACTCCGATCCTTTTATACTTATTGTAGAAGAAAACCAATTGGACGACGTTGCACGTAAACTTATGCGCATCGGATTGGATCACGTTACCGGATATATTACACCGGATGCAATCCCCAGTTTGGACATCGCATTAGCACATCAACAGCTCATCGGGTTTGAAGAAATGAAGAGCGCTTTGGACAAATCCGACACGCAAATTCTAGACGTGCGCAATGCCAGTGAGTTCGCAGAGGGCCATTTACCGAATGCAACACATCTCTTTGTTGGAACAATTGAGGACAACCTCAGCAAAGTTGACCAAAGTAAACAGCTGTATCTCCACTGTCAATCGGGAGACCGGGCAACCATAGCGGCATCGATATTGGCGAAAAATGGTATTAAGGAAGTCAAAATTTATAGCCCTTCTATTAATGAATGGAAAGCAAAGGGCGGTATTCTTGTTGCCGACTCATTCGCCCCTTATTCGTAA
- a CDS encoding sulfite exporter TauE/SafE family protein, translating to MELIFIAGFTLAVVVGLSMGLMGSGGSILTLPIFVYIFHIEPQYALDYSLFSIGILALVGSIYPLKKKEIDLKTTTIFLLPSLISVYFTKRYLLVSIPESFNIGSMEISRNHIIMLLFSMVILISATAMVRRQKQVQDATFKGRPAQIFNVILVGSLVGIMTGLVGAGGGFIIVPALVLLLGIPLKQAIATSLFIIGLNASFGLIANYHFLQHMNWFILVTFTLITLIGLQIGSKWKDKLDAAKLKGIFGYFLISIGTLIFAFEFMQFVNH from the coding sequence ATGGAATTAATATTTATAGCTGGATTTACATTAGCTGTCGTCGTCGGGCTATCTATGGGCCTAATGGGTAGCGGCGGAAGCATCCTAACACTCCCCATATTTGTCTATATCTTCCATATTGAACCTCAATATGCATTGGACTATTCGCTGTTTTCTATTGGAATATTAGCCTTGGTCGGATCAATTTATCCGTTAAAAAAGAAGGAAATTGACTTGAAAACCACAACTATTTTTCTACTTCCCTCGCTAATTTCAGTCTATTTCACCAAGCGCTATCTTCTCGTTTCTATACCCGAGTCATTCAACATCGGGAGTATGGAGATTTCCAGAAACCATATCATCATGCTATTGTTCTCGATGGTCATATTAATTTCTGCGACGGCGATGGTAAGAAGACAAAAACAGGTACAGGATGCAACATTCAAGGGTAGACCTGCACAAATTTTCAACGTTATCCTTGTCGGCTCACTGGTTGGCATTATGACAGGCTTAGTCGGTGCGGGAGGCGGTTTTATCATTGTACCAGCCCTAGTGTTACTCTTAGGGATTCCACTTAAGCAGGCGATTGCCACTTCTTTGTTCATAATCGGATTAAACGCGTCATTTGGTTTGATCGCAAATTATCATTTCTTACAACATATGAATTGGTTTATATTAGTAACTTTTACATTAATCACGTTAATAGGCCTCCAAATTGGCTCCAAATGGAAAGATAAATTAGATGCAGCAAAATTGAAAGGCATCTTCGGATATTTTTTAATTAGCATTGGCACCCTAATCTTTGCTTTCGAATTCATGCAATTTGTAAATCATTAA
- a CDS encoding DUF6691 family protein, with translation MKALKFILIGILFGIILYKSEAASWYRIYEMFQFRSFHMYGIIGTALTTAIIIVQIIKRKQIKDSHGAHITFVDKDKSITRYLVGGTIFGLGWALTGACPGPMFALIGAGYWTIGIVLLFALLGTWIYGILRNKLPH, from the coding sequence ATGAAAGCATTAAAATTCATATTAATAGGCATATTATTTGGCATCATCTTGTATAAGTCGGAAGCAGCATCCTGGTATAGAATATACGAAATGTTTCAATTTCGCTCCTTTCACATGTATGGTATCATTGGAACAGCGCTAACAACAGCCATTATTATCGTACAGATCATCAAAAGGAAACAAATTAAGGACAGCCATGGAGCGCACATCACCTTCGTAGATAAAGATAAAAGCATTACCCGGTATCTAGTGGGCGGCACCATCTTTGGTTTGGGCTGGGCGCTGACCGGTGCTTGTCCAGGCCCCATGTTTGCTTTGATCGGAGCCGGTTACTGGACGATTGGCATTGTACTATTGTTTGCCTTATTGGGTACATGGATTTACGGTATCTTGCGCAACAAATTGCCCCATTGA
- a CDS encoding YeeE/YedE thiosulfate transporter family protein — MVLEYIKQPWPWYISGPLIALVMYLLLKQGKDFGMSNNLRTMCTVFGAGKTSSFFRFDWKTQSWNLLLVLGTVIGGFIAHYFLDDGTPAQIHAKSVADLKELGIIDHIQGYLPESIFVFNGSLFQFLILSIGGILIGFGTRYAGGCSSGHAISGLSNFQIPSLIAVIGFFLGGIIMIHFLFPLIFA; from the coding sequence ATGGTATTGGAATACATCAAACAACCGTGGCCCTGGTATATTTCAGGTCCTTTAATTGCACTGGTCATGTACCTTCTGCTCAAACAGGGCAAGGATTTTGGCATGTCCAACAATTTACGTACAATGTGCACTGTATTCGGTGCAGGCAAAACTTCATCTTTTTTTAGGTTCGACTGGAAGACACAATCCTGGAATCTTCTGCTGGTACTCGGAACCGTTATCGGAGGTTTTATCGCACATTATTTCCTCGACGATGGCACACCGGCACAAATCCATGCGAAAAGTGTGGCAGATCTCAAAGAACTGGGTATTATCGACCATATACAAGGTTACCTACCCGAATCCATTTTCGTTTTTAACGGATCTTTGTTTCAATTTCTAATTTTAAGCATCGGCGGTATATTAATCGGCTTCGGGACGCGGTATGCTGGCGGCTGCTCTTCTGGACATGCCATTTCAGGGCTCAGCAACTTCCAGATCCCATCGTTGATCGCCGTAATCGGCTTCTTCCTCGGTGGAATAATTATGATCCATTTTTTATTTCCCTTAATCTTTGCATAA
- the mutY gene encoding A/G-specific adenine glycosylase: MIFGEELQAWYQEHKRDLPWRETHDAYKIWLSEIILQQTRVEQGMPYYYRFVERFNTVVDFANADEDDILHLWQGLGYYSRGRNMHKAARIVRDQYNGIFPVDYKTLLSLPGVGEYTAAAISSFANNEAQAVLDGNVFRVLARYYGIETPINSTEGKKVFAAIAKENLDHNHPAQYNQAIMDFGAIHCKPKQPLCEQCMFRLSCYAFTRGEVNQLPVKLKGKGSRDRYFNYFILKNSDHLLMSKRGEGDVWQNLYEFPLLESDHTMDIIDILNDKWFVSYFGQDADLSILQKQTKHILSHQNIYATFFEVRLKGDLIQKKSNWDYVVLKDLDKLAKHKLIFTFLERSNF, encoded by the coding sequence ATGATATTTGGTGAAGAATTGCAAGCATGGTATCAAGAGCATAAGCGAGATCTACCATGGAGAGAAACACATGATGCGTACAAAATATGGCTTTCGGAGATTATTTTGCAACAGACGCGGGTGGAGCAGGGCATGCCGTACTATTATCGCTTTGTGGAGCGATTCAATACCGTAGTCGATTTTGCAAATGCGGATGAAGACGACATTCTTCACCTTTGGCAAGGCTTGGGGTATTACTCTAGGGGGAGGAATATGCATAAAGCCGCTCGAATTGTCCGGGATCAATATAATGGGATTTTTCCAGTGGATTATAAGACCCTACTAAGCCTTCCTGGTGTAGGGGAGTACACTGCTGCAGCGATATCTTCTTTTGCTAATAATGAAGCTCAGGCTGTTTTGGACGGGAATGTGTTTCGCGTACTTGCACGCTATTATGGAATAGAAACTCCCATTAATTCAACGGAAGGGAAAAAGGTTTTCGCGGCGATAGCGAAAGAAAATCTGGATCACAATCATCCTGCCCAATATAACCAGGCTATTATGGATTTTGGTGCGATCCATTGTAAGCCTAAGCAACCGCTTTGCGAGCAATGTATGTTTCGCCTTTCTTGCTACGCCTTTACACGCGGCGAGGTCAATCAATTGCCTGTAAAGCTTAAAGGCAAAGGAAGCAGAGATAGATATTTCAATTATTTTATTTTAAAGAACAGCGATCATCTTCTGATGTCTAAACGCGGTGAAGGTGATGTTTGGCAAAATTTGTATGAGTTTCCACTATTAGAATCTGATCATACGATGGATATTATTGATATTCTGAACGATAAGTGGTTTGTGTCTTATTTTGGGCAAGACGCTGACCTGAGCATCTTGCAGAAGCAGACTAAGCATATTTTAAGTCATCAGAATATTTATGCCACATTTTTTGAAGTGCGGTTAAAAGGTGATTTAATTCAAAAAAAATCAAATTGGGATTATGTAGTTCTAAAAGATTTAGATAAATTAGCTAAACACAAGTTGATCTTTACTTTTTTGGAAAGGTCAAATTTTTAA
- a CDS encoding single-stranded DNA-binding protein, which yields MSGVNKVILVGHLGKDPEIRYLEGNVSVASFPLATSETYNKDGKRVEQTEWHNIVMWRGLADVAVKYLTKGKLVYIEGRLRTRTYEDKEGIRRYATEVVAETFTLLGRKSDFEPNTGTAAGNTSNTQAQKVEDKEVEVDFTENDQEDNPLPF from the coding sequence ATGTCAGGAGTTAACAAAGTCATTTTAGTGGGACATCTTGGAAAAGATCCCGAAATTCGTTATTTAGAAGGCAATGTCTCTGTTGCCAGTTTCCCATTGGCAACATCCGAAACCTATAATAAAGATGGAAAAAGGGTGGAGCAAACCGAATGGCACAATATTGTAATGTGGCGAGGTCTGGCTGACGTGGCTGTGAAATATCTAACAAAGGGGAAGTTAGTTTATATTGAAGGCCGATTAAGGACGCGTACTTATGAAGATAAGGAAGGTATTAGACGATACGCTACGGAGGTAGTTGCAGAAACTTTTACACTTTTGGGTCGTAAATCAGATTTTGAGCCGAACACTGGTACAGCTGCGGGCAATACATCCAATACGCAGGCACAAAAGGTGGAAGATAAAGAAGTTGAAGTTGATTTTACCGAAAATGATCAAGAGGATAATCCCTTGCCATTTTAA
- the pheS gene encoding phenylalanine--tRNA ligase subunit alpha has protein sequence MLQDRITQYTEEIKAFSPTSSADVENFRLRFLVSKGIVKNLFDEFKTVTPEEKRALGKVLNEFKQLAENTFKEAQEKFGTGEKQKSEQFEGDLTLPGQGFQLGSRHPISLVRKEIVEIFKKLGFVVSEGPEIEDDWHNFSALNFPPEHPARDMQDTFFIKKQEGNDITLRTHTSSVQVRLMEAGQPPFRAIMPGRVYRNEAISARAHCFFHQVEGLYVDENVSFADLKQTLYHFVQEMYGEGTKVRFRPSYFPFTEPSAEMDISCTICKGAGCNLCKYSGWVEILGCGMVDPNVLDNCGIDSKKYAGFAFGMGIERITNLKYVIKDLRLFSENDTRFLAQFETELI, from the coding sequence ATGTTGCAAGATAGAATTACGCAGTATACTGAGGAAATTAAGGCGTTTTCGCCAACTTCTTCAGCCGATGTAGAAAATTTCAGATTGAGGTTTTTGGTTTCCAAAGGGATTGTGAAGAATCTTTTTGATGAATTCAAAACGGTTACACCTGAAGAGAAACGTGCTTTGGGTAAAGTGTTGAACGAATTTAAGCAGTTGGCAGAAAATACGTTTAAGGAAGCACAAGAAAAATTCGGAACTGGAGAGAAGCAAAAATCTGAACAGTTTGAGGGCGATTTAACTTTACCGGGGCAGGGATTTCAGCTGGGATCTAGACATCCAATCTCCTTGGTTCGTAAAGAAATCGTTGAAATTTTCAAGAAATTAGGTTTTGTTGTTTCAGAAGGCCCAGAAATCGAAGACGACTGGCACAACTTCTCGGCCTTAAATTTTCCTCCAGAGCATCCTGCGCGTGATATGCAAGATACGTTCTTTATCAAGAAACAAGAAGGTAATGATATTACCTTGAGAACGCATACTTCTTCTGTTCAGGTACGATTAATGGAAGCTGGTCAACCTCCGTTCCGTGCCATTATGCCGGGTCGTGTTTATAGAAATGAGGCTATTTCGGCACGTGCGCACTGTTTCTTTCATCAGGTGGAAGGTTTGTATGTAGATGAAAATGTTTCTTTTGCTGATTTGAAACAAACTCTATATCATTTTGTCCAAGAAATGTACGGTGAAGGTACAAAAGTACGTTTCCGTCCTTCATATTTTCCTTTTACGGAGCCTTCAGCAGAAATGGATATTTCTTGTACCATTTGTAAAGGTGCTGGATGTAATCTGTGTAAATACTCTGGCTGGGTTGAGATTCTAGGTTGTGGTATGGTGGATCCTAATGTTCTTGACAATTGTGGTATCGATAGTAAAAAATACGCGGGCTTTGCATTTGGTATGGGTATCGAACGTATCACTAATTTGAAATATGTAATTAAGGACTTGCGTCTTTTCTCTGAGAACGATACGCGTTTCTTAGCTCAATTTGAGACGGAATTAATATAA